The following are encoded in a window of Neomicrococcus lactis genomic DNA:
- a CDS encoding type I restriction endonuclease — MPFISTILGYDVFNPLEVVPEYTADVGVKKGAKIDYAIVRDGEIQMLIECKKSAGDLRIEHASQLYRYFAVTNARVAVLTNGEVYQFYTDLDAANRMDSKPFLILDMSDIDETLIPELQKLSKDKFDIESVVSAAEELNYIGHLKRNIASLFSEPTEEWVKFLAAKVYEGPITQKVREQFTPLVTKACGQFLSERINDRLKAALGETGTTHVYVSNNDADLASTVTSEEAVDKDLANEDGVITTLVELDGFRVVQAIVCGEVKASRVAHRDAKSYFAILLDDNNRRPIARLHFNRPQKYIGLFDADKTETRHPIESVDEIYAFAEQLRETTRRYAAEQ; from the coding sequence ATGCCGTTCATTTCGACCATCCTCGGATACGACGTTTTCAATCCACTTGAAGTAGTTCCCGAGTACACCGCCGACGTAGGGGTGAAGAAGGGCGCAAAGATTGACTACGCGATTGTGCGCGACGGTGAAATTCAAATGCTGATTGAGTGCAAGAAGTCTGCTGGCGATCTCCGAATTGAACATGCCTCACAGCTCTACCGCTACTTTGCCGTGACAAACGCACGTGTCGCCGTTCTGACGAATGGTGAGGTCTATCAGTTTTACACTGACTTGGACGCGGCGAACCGGATGGATTCAAAACCATTTTTGATTCTCGATATGTCGGACATCGACGAAACTCTTATTCCAGAACTACAGAAATTGTCGAAAGACAAATTCGATATCGAGTCAGTTGTAAGCGCAGCTGAGGAACTCAATTACATAGGCCACCTTAAGCGGAATATCGCTTCGCTGTTCTCGGAACCAACAGAGGAGTGGGTTAAGTTCCTTGCAGCAAAAGTTTACGAGGGTCCCATCACTCAAAAAGTACGAGAGCAATTCACGCCACTCGTAACTAAGGCTTGCGGCCAATTTCTTAGCGAGCGAATCAACGATCGACTCAAGGCAGCGCTTGGTGAAACGGGAACGACTCACGTCTACGTTTCAAACAACGATGCAGATCTTGCGAGCACTGTCACTAGCGAAGAAGCTGTCGACAAAGATCTCGCAAACGAAGATGGTGTTATAACCACACTTGTGGAGCTCGATGGGTTCCGTGTAGTTCAGGCGATTGTGTGTGGCGAAGTCAAAGCCAGCAGAGTTGCCCATCGAGATGCCAAGTCATACTTTGCGATTCTTCTCGATGACAACAACCGGCGCCCAATCGCTCGTCTCCACTTCAATCGACCTCAAAAGTACATTGGTCTTTTCGACGCGGACAAGACTGAAACTAGGCATCCGATCGAGTCGGTCGACGAAATCTACGCCTTTGCCGAACAACTACGCGAAACTACACGTCGGTACGCTGCCGAACAGTAA
- a CDS encoding Gmad2 immunoglobulin-like domain-containing protein, which translates to MSEREFSQQDPDDAHPGSPGVGAGANSRRNTAILALVVAVIALVVALFMMFSRGGGTPPATSSSPGVSSPDGIPSTLNSSSSPTVASSTSAATTSTSAPTSAASSSSVNSSATALPAAEAKNVVWPNPAGSLRYSSAEEAVQGFAEELVGFTDPVYGDVQQGDARSGEVEIRNDATSGAVTTVMFRQMSDGFFYILGAVSSETEPAMPAAGAAISSPVTVTGKSRAFEAVVNVHLYAHGTSARIGEAVVMGGSAEPLEPFTGSVTFAEPGAATGALVFLEYSAKDGSVYTAAAVPVSFEEN; encoded by the coding sequence ATGAGCGAGAGAGAGTTTTCTCAGCAAGATCCAGATGACGCGCATCCCGGGAGTCCGGGGGTGGGCGCGGGGGCAAATTCGCGTCGAAATACTGCCATTTTGGCGTTAGTGGTGGCGGTCATCGCCTTGGTGGTGGCTCTCTTCATGATGTTTAGCCGGGGCGGCGGAACTCCACCTGCTACCAGCTCATCGCCGGGTGTTTCGAGCCCGGATGGAATCCCCAGCACTCTGAACTCTTCCTCTTCACCAACAGTGGCGTCCTCTACTTCAGCCGCAACGACGTCAACGTCGGCACCTACGTCAGCTGCGTCGTCGTCCTCTGTGAATTCGAGCGCAACCGCACTGCCGGCCGCCGAAGCAAAGAATGTGGTCTGGCCGAATCCGGCGGGAAGCCTGCGCTACAGCTCCGCCGAAGAAGCCGTCCAGGGGTTCGCCGAGGAGCTCGTGGGCTTCACGGATCCGGTCTACGGGGACGTGCAACAAGGCGATGCGCGGTCCGGCGAAGTGGAGATCCGAAACGACGCGACCTCCGGGGCGGTCACGACGGTGATGTTCCGGCAAATGTCCGACGGATTCTTCTACATCCTGGGTGCCGTCTCGAGTGAAACTGAGCCAGCGATGCCCGCAGCAGGTGCCGCTATTTCCAGCCCCGTCACCGTGACCGGAAAATCGCGCGCGTTCGAGGCCGTGGTCAACGTTCATCTCTACGCCCACGGAACCTCAGCGCGCATCGGCGAAGCTGTGGTGATGGGCGGCTCCGCGGAACCACTAGAACCATTCACCGGCTCCGTCACGTTCGCCGAGCCCGGGGCAGCGACTGGCGCGTTGGTGTTCCTCGAATACAGCGCCAAGGATGGCAGCGTTTACACGGCGGCCGCGGTGCCGGTTTCCTTTGAGGAGAACTGA
- a CDS encoding thioesterase II family protein: MALLNPLPGQKSTPASQDVLLLPHAGALPSTYIPWSAPLREAFGETSVRLSTAVLPGHVSSGESAPRRATELHSLHRYGERLAQEILAQRPSKDSSETRPLIIFGHSMGALLAVETVRALSEAGQSVLGTVLSASAAPVKRKRFARAPIYVRESAGELRELNDRDALEFLVKMGGIPRELADQPEVALSFLPQIRRDFELVDAYRFTPPPTFNTKHVLTLSGSEDDRASTEKMRGWHELLGVNGSHREFPGGHFYHQQHVPEIAAALAGFADTTLS; this comes from the coding sequence TTGGCACTCTTGAATCCGCTACCCGGTCAAAAATCGACCCCGGCATCGCAGGACGTCTTGCTTCTCCCGCATGCTGGCGCGCTTCCTTCCACCTACATTCCGTGGAGTGCTCCGCTGCGGGAGGCTTTCGGCGAGACCTCCGTCCGATTGTCCACGGCGGTTCTTCCGGGGCACGTAAGCTCGGGCGAATCGGCGCCGCGGCGCGCTACCGAACTGCACAGTCTCCACCGGTACGGCGAGCGCCTAGCTCAGGAAATACTCGCCCAACGTCCTTCGAAAGACTCGAGCGAGACCCGGCCCCTGATCATTTTCGGACACAGCATGGGTGCGCTCCTCGCGGTGGAAACGGTGCGTGCGCTCAGCGAAGCCGGGCAGTCCGTGCTGGGAACAGTTCTGTCTGCGAGCGCGGCGCCCGTGAAGCGCAAGCGGTTCGCGCGTGCGCCCATTTACGTCCGTGAATCCGCCGGGGAGTTGCGCGAGCTGAATGACCGGGACGCTCTCGAGTTCCTCGTGAAGATGGGCGGCATTCCGCGCGAGCTCGCGGATCAGCCCGAGGTTGCGTTGTCCTTCTTGCCGCAGATCCGCAGGGATTTTGAGCTCGTGGACGCTTACCGCTTCACACCGCCGCCAACGTTCAACACCAAGCATGTCCTGACGCTGAGCGGCAGCGAGGACGATCGCGCGAGCACCGAGAAAATGCGCGGTTGGCACGAGCTTCTGGGCGTCAACGGCAGCCACCGCGAGTTCCCCGGAGGGCACTTCTACCACCAGCAACACGTCCCCGAGATCGCGGCGGCGCTCGCAGGATTCGCCGACACCACGCTTTCATGA
- a CDS encoding oxygenase MpaB family protein — protein MTLTLKDMAPEGIMIAGGGRAILLQIAHPGVGHGVVQHSNFAKDPLKRLHGTLTYLYALTNGTPRQAAKVVEWVSKAHQPVRSAGGADHPAYDARDPELQLWVAATLYDSAILVYENIFGPMNRADAENIYREYALLGTALGMPEERWPGSRAEFRDYWYDAAARLRVDPPVREVAAQLMRPRNVPLYLKAAMPIARTLTAGMLPAQLREAYGPEVFGGAYGTRQDLEYRALMASYGVVLPKIPLAVRHAPMRYYLSRLG, from the coding sequence ATGACACTCACGCTGAAAGACATGGCGCCCGAGGGCATCATGATCGCTGGTGGCGGGCGGGCAATTCTGTTGCAGATCGCTCACCCGGGCGTCGGACACGGCGTGGTGCAGCATTCGAACTTCGCGAAAGACCCGCTCAAGCGCCTCCACGGCACGCTCACTTACCTTTACGCCCTCACGAATGGCACGCCGCGGCAAGCGGCGAAAGTAGTGGAGTGGGTGAGCAAAGCGCACCAACCAGTTCGTTCAGCTGGCGGCGCGGATCATCCCGCTTACGATGCTCGCGACCCCGAGCTCCAGCTGTGGGTAGCGGCAACGCTCTACGACTCGGCGATCCTGGTCTACGAGAACATCTTCGGACCCATGAACCGCGCGGACGCTGAGAATATTTACCGCGAGTACGCCCTGTTGGGCACCGCGTTGGGGATGCCGGAGGAGCGGTGGCCCGGTTCGCGGGCAGAATTTAGGGATTATTGGTACGACGCCGCAGCTCGGCTCCGCGTCGATCCTCCCGTTCGCGAGGTCGCGGCACAGCTGATGAGGCCCCGGAACGTGCCTCTCTACCTGAAAGCGGCCATGCCGATCGCCCGAACCCTGACGGCCGGAATGCTCCCTGCTCAACTCCGCGAAGCCTACGGTCCTGAAGTATTTGGCGGCGCCTACGGAACTCGGCAGGATCTGGAGTATCGGGCACTCATGGCGAGCTACGGCGTCGTACTACCGAAAATTCCGCTCGCCGTGCGGCACGCGCCAATGCGCTATTACTTGAGCCGTTTGGGCTGA
- a CDS encoding pyridoxal phosphate-dependent aminotransferase: MVEKRVASRALVPSFHVMNILDRVAQLRAAGHDVVSLCAGEPSGGAPAGVNQAAAELHASGVSLNYTSAFGIAPLRERIAAHYQRWYGTTVNTENIAITTGASGAFMLVFLAAFNAGDRVAMARPGYPAYRNILSALGINVVEIPCDASTRYQPTPELLDEAQAEHGHLDGLILASPANPTGTMVERAELEALVAWCDAHGARLISDEIYHGITYAPSSEPDARGVSAVELDPTAVVISSFSKFWGMPGWRLGWAVLPNDLIPGVDALAGNVALCASAPAQHAAVEAFSEAAYAEGDAAVAEFAQTRAFLLEALPRLGWGEVAPADGAFYVYADLGPWLSVWETSTAYCAALLEEAFVALTPGPDFDAEDGDRFVRLSFAAGYDAVAVAVDRILEFQERHAR, translated from the coding sequence ATGGTTGAAAAACGCGTAGCCTCCCGAGCCCTCGTCCCCAGCTTCCACGTCATGAACATTCTGGATCGCGTGGCCCAGTTGCGGGCGGCCGGCCACGACGTGGTGTCCTTGTGCGCGGGGGAGCCCTCGGGCGGAGCGCCAGCGGGAGTGAACCAAGCCGCCGCCGAGCTACACGCTTCCGGTGTATCGCTCAACTACACTTCCGCGTTCGGGATTGCGCCGCTGCGCGAACGGATCGCAGCGCACTATCAACGCTGGTACGGAACGACGGTGAACACCGAAAATATCGCCATCACCACGGGTGCATCCGGCGCGTTCATGCTGGTGTTCCTCGCCGCGTTCAACGCAGGCGACCGCGTCGCCATGGCACGCCCCGGTTACCCCGCGTACCGCAACATCCTCAGCGCCCTTGGCATCAACGTCGTGGAAATCCCGTGCGACGCCTCCACCCGGTACCAACCCACGCCCGAACTGCTCGATGAAGCCCAAGCCGAACACGGGCACCTCGATGGCCTAATCCTCGCCTCGCCCGCAAACCCCACCGGAACCATGGTGGAGCGCGCCGAACTCGAAGCGCTCGTGGCCTGGTGCGACGCCCACGGGGCGCGTCTGATCAGCGACGAGATCTACCACGGCATCACCTACGCGCCGTCATCGGAACCGGATGCGCGCGGCGTCTCCGCCGTGGAATTGGACCCCACCGCCGTGGTCATTTCCTCCTTCTCCAAGTTCTGGGGCATGCCCGGGTGGCGACTGGGCTGGGCGGTGCTGCCGAATGATCTGATCCCGGGCGTCGATGCTCTCGCGGGGAACGTTGCTTTGTGTGCGTCAGCGCCCGCACAGCATGCCGCTGTGGAAGCCTTTTCTGAAGCCGCCTACGCGGAAGGGGACGCCGCGGTGGCCGAATTCGCCCAGACCCGAGCCTTCTTGCTGGAAGCGTTACCGCGCTTGGGCTGGGGCGAAGTAGCGCCAGCCGACGGCGCGTTCTACGTCTACGCGGACTTGGGGCCGTGGCTGTCCGTCTGGGAAACGTCCACCGCGTACTGCGCGGCACTACTCGAGGAAGCGTTCGTGGCCCTGACCCCGGGACCGGATTTTGATGCGGAGGACGGGGACCGGTTCGTGCGGTTGAGCTTCGCAGCAGGCTACGACGCCGTCGCCGTCGCAGTGGATCGAATCCTCGAGTTCCAGGAGCGGCACGCTCGGTAG